One genomic region from Equus asinus isolate D_3611 breed Donkey chromosome 8, EquAss-T2T_v2, whole genome shotgun sequence encodes:
- the PSORS1C2 gene encoding psoriasis susceptibility 1 candidate gene 2 protein, protein MMLSWKVLGVLVLCLYAGGISGSGDHPSPPHTEAREEEGSPPLPRGPPIPGDPWPGVPPVFEDPPPPGPNRPWRDLPASGVWPPEPPTTDPPQPPRPDDPWPAGPQPPENPWPPAPEVDHRSQEEPDLDPPREEYR, encoded by the exons ATGATGCTCAGCTGGAAGGTACTGGGGGTCCTGGTCCTTTGCCTGTATGCCGGAG GCATCTCGGGCAGCGGAGACCACCCCTCTCCCCCACACACAGAGGCCCGAGAGGAGGAGGGCTCCCCACCATTGCCTCGGGGCCCCCCAATCCCTGGTGACCCCTGGCCAGGGGTACCCCCTGTCTTTGAGGACCCTCCACCTCCAGGCCCTAATCGTCCCTGGAGAGACCTGCCTGCATCTGGAGTCTGGCCTCCTGAGCCCCCCACAACCGATCCCCCTCAACCTCCCCGGCCTGACGACCCCTGGCCGGCAGGACCCCAGCCTCCAGAAAACCCCTGGCCGCCTGCCCCTGAGGTGGACCACAGATCTCAGGAGGAGCCAGACCTTGACCCACCCCGGGAAGAGTACAGATAA
- the CDSN gene encoding corneodesmosin, producing MGSSQAPRMGRVGGQRMMALLLAGLLLPGTLAKSIGTFSDPCKDPTRITSPNDPCLIGKDGSSSFSSHSSSSSSGSSVSSSSGSSGGSSGGSGGSSGGSGVGSGVGSSVGSSGSSVAQGGSSGSSLLKPGTGYSQTSHSSSSGSSLQGASSSSQSGSIRPPTGSINSPSGSISSQSGSGSALPTDGGSSGSISSQPGSGSALPINSGSSRLVVSSSQSGGDSSSSFSQTSWTSNSGGQKVNSNLRPCSSDVPDSPCSGGPIVSNSGPYISNSHSVSGGQRPVVVVVEQHGSGGPRVVQGVPCNNGGLSGKPCPPITSVDKSYGSYEVVGGSSDSYLVPGMTYSKGKIYPVGYFTKDNPVRGSPGAPSFAAGPPISEGKYFSSNPIIPSRGSSSSNIYQSGASSAIAFQPVGSGGVQPCGVSSKGSKGPCSLSSSGVHSSSSVSSSSGSSSHPCGGVSQGPCSPPGTGSFSGSSSSQSSGKIILQPCGSKSSSSGHPCISVSSSTLSGGPNGSPQPDPSAGAKPCGSGSSGRIPCRSIRDILAHVKPLGPQLADPEVFLPQGELLDRP from the exons ATGGGCTCTTCTCAGGCACCCCGGATGGGGCGTGTGGGAGGGCAAAGGATGATGGCATTGCTGCTGGCTGGTCTCCTCCTGCCAG GGACCTTGGCTAAGAGCATCGGGACCTTCTCAGACCCATGTAAGGACCCCACTCGTATCACCTCCCCCAATGACCCCTGTCTCATTGGGAAGGATGGCTCCAGTAGCTTCAGTAGCCACAGCAGCTCCAGCAGCTCCGGCAGTTCCGTTTCCAGTTCCAGTGGCTCCAGTGGTGGCTCCAGTGGTGGCTCCGGTGGCTCCAGTGGTGGCTCCGGTGTTGGCTCTGGTGTTGGCTCCAGTGTTGGCTCCAGTGGATCCAGCGTCGCCCAGGGTGGTTCTTCAGGATCTTCGTTACTTAAGCCAGGAACAGGGTATTCCCAGACAAGCCACTCCTCCAGTTCTGGCTCTAGTCTTCAGGGTGCATCCAGCTCCTCCCAGTCGGGCAGCATCAGGCCCCCAACGGGAAGCATCAACTCCCCATCAGGCAGCATCAGCTCCCAGTCAGGGTCTGGCTCAGCTCTACCAACTGACGGTGGTTCTTCAGGCAGCATCAGCTCCCAGCCAGGGTCTGGCTCAGCTCTACCAATCAACAGTGGTTCTTCCCGCTTGGTAGTAAGCTCTTCCCAGTCTGGAGGAGACTCAAGCTCTTCCTTTTCCCAAACCTCCTGGACATCCAACAGTGGTGGCCAAAAGGTCAACTCCAACCTGCGCCCTTGTAGTTCAGACGTCCCCGACTCTCCCTGCAGTGGGGGGCCCATTGTCTCAAACTCTGGCCCCTACATCTCCAACTCCCACTCTGTGTCAGGAGGTCAAAggcctgtggtggtggtggtggagcagCATGGTTCTGGTGGCCCCAGAGTGGTTCAAGGTGTTCCCTGTAACAATGGTGGCCTTTCAGGCAAGCCCTGTCCTCCCATCACCTCTGTAGACAAATCCTACGGCAGCTATGAGGTGGTGGGTGGCTCCTCTGACAGTTATCTGGTCCCAGGCATGACCTACAGTAAGGGTAAAATCTACCCTGTGGGCTACTTCACCAAAGATAACCCTGTCAGAGGCTCTCCAGGGGCCCCCTCCTTTGCAGCTGGGCCCCCCATCTCTGAGGGCAAATACTTCTCCAGCAATCCCATCATCCCCAGCCGTGGCTCCTCTAGTTCCAACATCTATCAGTCAGGAGCTTCCTCGGCCATTGCGTTCCAGCCCGTGGGCTCTGGTGGCGTCCAGCCCTGTGGAGTCAGCTCTAAAGGCTCTAAGgggccctgctccctctccaGTTCTGGAGTCCACAGCAGTTCTAGCGTTTCCAGCAGTTCTGGTTCATCCTCCCATCCCTGCGGCGGTGTTTCCCAGGGGCCCtgctccccacctggcactggcTCCTTCAGCGGCAGCTCCAGCTCCCAATCCAGTGGCAAAATCATCCTTCAGCCCTGTGGTAGCAAGTCCAGCTCTTCTGGTCACCCTTgcatttctgtctcctcctcaacACTGAGTGGGGGTCCCAATGGCTCTCCCCAACCTGATCCCTCAGCTGGTGCCAAGCCCTGTGGCTCCGGCAGTTCTGGAAGGATCCCCTGCCGCTCCATCAGGGACATCTTGGCTCATGTGAAGCCTCTGGGGCCCCAGCTGGCTGACCCTGAAGTTTTCCTACCTCAGGGAGAGTTACTTGACAGACCATAA
- the C8H6orf15 gene encoding uncharacterized protein C6orf15 homolog: MLELSKMQGCMARSWAPLGLLLVCLHLPGLFARSISVMKEKVPQDLGTNSPLLGQPFLASLSNSEHPQSKPDPGSNDLARAPLKTNASPSDSFQPAGSSEVQRWPPSEELPSVDSWPSEDLWSMMAGAVEDDGGEVLPEELSFLSNAIALPLDSGLAPAGSSSHSADPSLEVSPLHQDSESRPLSRSNVLGDQKQILAQRPPWSLINRIRKPLLPGHPWGTLNPSVSWGGGGRGTGWGTRPMPCPVGIWGNNKCPSTSWGNINQYPGGSWGSINRYPGGSWGSINRYPGGSWGSINRYPGGSWGSTNRYPGGSWGSINRYPGGSWGSINRYPGGSWGNFNLQPGIINRFPPRVLNPPGSSWNIPAGFPNPQNPQS, translated from the exons ATGCTAGAGCTGAGCAAGATGCAGGGCTGCATGGCACGGAGCTGGGCTCCTCTGGGCTTGCTCCTGGTTTGTCTTCATCTTCCAG GCCTCTTTGCCCGGAGCATCAGTGTAATGAAGGAGAAAGTTCCCCAAGACTTGGGGACCAACTCACCTCTGCTCGGACAACCTTTCTTGGCCAGCCTCTCCAACTCCGAACATCCCCAGTCCAAACCCGACCCTGGGTCCAACGATTTAGCAAGGGCTCCTCTGAAGACCAATGCTTCTCCATCAGACAGCTTCCAACCTGCAGGAAGTTCTGAGGTTCAGAGGTGGCCCCCATCTGAGGAGCTGCCCTCCGTGGATTCCTGGCCCTCTGAGGATCTTTGGTCAATGATGGCTGGTGCAGTCGAGGACGATGGGGGAGAAGTGCTGCCCGAAGAACTGTCTTTCCTTTCCAATGCTATTGCCCTCCCTTTGGACAGTGGTCTTGCGCCTGCAGGGTCCTCTTCACACTCTGCAGACCCCTCACTTGAGGTTTCACCCCTCCACCAGGACTCTGAGTCTAGACCATTATCCCGTTCTAATGTGCTGGGAGACCAGAAACAAATCCTTGCCCAACGCCCACCCTGGTCTCTCATCAACAGGATTCGAAAGCCGCTTCTGCCTGGTCACCCCTGGGGGACCCTGAATCCCAGTGTGTCCTGGGGAGGTGGAGGTCGTGGAACTGGGTGGGGAACAAGGCCCATGCCATGCCCTGTGGGAATCTGGGGCAATAATAAATGCCCAAGTACTAGCTGGGGGAATATTAATCAGTATCCAGGGGGCAGCTGGGGGAGTATTAATCGGTatccaggaggcagctgggggagTATTAATCGGTatccaggaggcagctgggggagTATTAATCGGTatccaggaggcagctgggggagTACTAATCGGTatccaggaggcagctgggggagTATTAATCGGTatccaggaggcagctgggggagTATTAATCGGTatccaggaggcagctgggggaaTTTTAATCTACAGCCAGGTATTATTAATCGATTTCCTCCCAGAGTTCTCAATCCCCCTGGCTCTTCCTGGAACATCCCAGCTGGCTTCCCCAATCCTCAAAACCCTCAGTCATAG